In the genome of Salinispirillum sp. LH 10-3-1, one region contains:
- a CDS encoding transporter substrate-binding domain-containing protein: MKTLMKTVAGTLALGLALTASAQERSVRIAIDTPYEPFGWQLPDGSLTGFEVELGNAVCAEMNLSCEWVIQAWDGIIPGLLSRRYDVIFSSMSITEERARSVLFSEPYYTTPSAWFAAEGTSINPADQSTLQGQRVGVQRGTIQDNYVTELFGNVVQVRRYATADDLVADLRGGRIDAIFLDFPVGEETILNHEGYAAVGERVTSPASIFGNGVGAAFRRNDTELANIFNEGLRRVKENGTYTEIREKYFDYDIML; the protein is encoded by the coding sequence ATGAAAACATTAATGAAAACCGTTGCCGGTACTTTGGCTTTGGGTCTGGCTTTGACCGCTAGCGCTCAAGAACGCAGCGTACGTATCGCCATTGATACGCCTTATGAGCCATTCGGCTGGCAGTTGCCTGACGGCTCGCTGACTGGTTTCGAAGTGGAACTGGGTAACGCCGTCTGCGCAGAAATGAACCTGAGCTGCGAGTGGGTTATTCAGGCATGGGATGGCATCATTCCAGGTCTGTTGTCTCGTCGTTATGACGTGATCTTCTCTTCAATGAGCATCACAGAAGAGCGTGCCCGCAGCGTGTTGTTCTCTGAGCCTTACTACACGACGCCCAGCGCTTGGTTTGCTGCTGAAGGTACAAGCATCAACCCTGCTGACCAGTCTACCTTGCAAGGTCAGCGTGTAGGTGTTCAGCGTGGGACGATTCAAGACAACTACGTCACTGAGTTGTTCGGAAACGTTGTTCAAGTTCGTCGTTATGCAACCGCTGATGATTTGGTAGCTGACCTGCGTGGCGGCCGTATCGACGCTATCTTCTTGGATTTCCCAGTGGGCGAAGAAACCATCCTGAACCACGAAGGCTATGCTGCAGTGGGTGAGCGTGTAACGTCTCCGGCGTCAATCTTCGGTAACGGTGTTGGCGCAGCGTTCCGTCGCAACGACACTGAGTTGGCTAACATCTTCAATGAAGGCCTGCGTCGTGTGAAAGAAAACGGCACATACACGGAAATCCGTGAAAAGTACTTCGACTACGACATCATGCTTTAA